In uncultured Methanobrevibacter sp., one DNA window encodes the following:
- a CDS encoding potassium channel family protein produces MEIYGKKVNLKSVSLFLLHFLIFADIIFISVGLLLDLPDDTSFYIILFDLMICIFLLSEWIIRFHRAKSKKEFLKEKENWVTLIASIPFEALFPAVIPGANLLRYIMLFKLLRIMVLYNKFFNGFKKFIKKTNLDKIIGAIIFTVVVFTFLYLFFGSSNSLFESFYFVIVTLTTVGYGDIVPKTFNERIITLLLIIVGIFVVSTITAALSSYLTDRLMEKEEGDIVGNLRLSVEENSQNIMDELKIIRQENKRLQDEIDGLKKKMDND; encoded by the coding sequence ATGGAAATCTATGGTAAAAAGGTTAATTTAAAATCAGTATCGTTATTTCTCCTGCATTTTTTAATTTTTGCAGATATCATATTCATTTCTGTTGGGCTTCTTTTGGATTTGCCGGATGATACTTCTTTTTACATCATATTGTTTGATTTAATGATATGCATATTCCTTTTAAGTGAATGGATAATTAGATTTCATCGTGCAAAGTCAAAAAAGGAATTTTTAAAGGAAAAGGAAAATTGGGTTACTTTAATCGCTTCCATACCATTTGAGGCTTTATTTCCAGCCGTCATTCCTGGAGCCAATCTTTTAAGATATATAATGCTTTTTAAATTGCTTAGAATAATGGTTTTATACAATAAATTTTTTAACGGCTTTAAGAAGTTTATAAAAAAGACAAATCTGGACAAAATCATAGGTGCAATCATATTTACAGTAGTGGTATTCACGTTTCTATATCTGTTTTTCGGATCTTCGAATAGTCTGTTTGAAAGTTTTTATTTTGTCATTGTCACATTGACAACTGTGGGATATGGAGATATTGTTCCTAAAACATTCAATGAAAGGATAATAACTCTCTTGTTAATAATTGTAGGAATATTCGTTGTATCAACCATTACTGCTGCATTATCTTCATATCTGACTGACAGATTGATGGAAAAGGAAGAAGGGGATATAGTTGGTAATTTAAGGCTTTCTGTTGAAGAAAACTCTCAAAACATTATGGATGAGCTAAAAATCATTCGCCAGGAAAACAAAAGGTTGCAGGATGAAATCGACGGGTTGAAAAAGAAAATGGACAATGATTAA
- a CDS encoding zinc ribbon domain-containing protein yields the protein MAKFCKNCGAYISENDAFCTDCGKSTLKTCPKCREQLTAHSKFCPDCGYEIKSSRLPIIIAALAAIAIVAAIAIFPITITSMQEVQVDTFSFNIPDNFEEDPASTIDENDKGIITKSKCWNDSADFIQIEVLYSKNSKIDMENVNVNMEGQAENLFGYDGYYNEFSDAYSFSFVDNNKLCTVYTSNPDLLTEIELV from the coding sequence ATGGCTAAATTCTGTAAAAACTGCGGCGCATATATAAGCGAAAATGATGCATTCTGCACCGATTGTGGAAAATCAACACTAAAAACCTGTCCAAAATGCAGAGAACAGTTGACAGCCCATAGCAAATTCTGTCCAGATTGCGGATATGAAATCAAAAGTTCAAGGCTTCCAATCATAATAGCAGCTTTAGCAGCCATTGCAATTGTCGCAGCAATAGCTATTTTCCCAATCACAATTACAAGCATGCAGGAAGTCCAGGTTGACACATTTTCTTTTAACATCCCTGATAACTTTGAGGAAGACCCTGCAAGTACCATTGACGAAAATGACAAGGGAATAATAACCAAATCCAAATGCTGGAATGATTCTGCAGATTTCATTCAAATTGAAGTATTGTATTCCAAAAATTCAAAAATAGATATGGAAAATGTCAATGTCAATATGGAAGGTCAAGCGGAAAACCTCTTTGGATATGACGGATACTATAATGAGTTTTCGGATGCATATTCATTTTCCTTTGTTGACAACAACAAGCTGTGTACAGTATATACTTCAAATCCGGATTTACTGACTGAAATAGAGTTGGTTTAA